DNA sequence from the Gordonia polyisoprenivorans genome:
GTGGGCACGTGGTCTCGACCCGAGAGGAACAGGAGTGACAGCGATGACACACACCGACCGGACAGAGACGCCGACCGAAGAGTCGCCTGTGGACACCGTGCTCCTCGACGTCGACGGTACGCTCATCGACTCGAATCATCTGCACGCCTTGGCGTGGCAGCGAGCCTTCGCCGGGCACGATCTCTACCCGGAATGGTGGCGCGTGCACCGCGCGATCGGGATGGGCGGCGATCAGTTGGTGGGGGAGATCTGCGGGCCGGACGTCGAGGACTCCCTCGGCGATGACCTGCGCGATGAATGGGCCCAGCAATACCGCAAGCTGCTACCCGAGGTGCGCGCGCTGCCGCGTGCGGCGGACCTGGTGCAGATGCTCGCCGATGCCGGCTTTCGGGTGGCGCTCGCGTCGTCGGGGGCGCAGGAATTCACCGACGTCGCACTGGATCTCCTAGGCCTGACGCGCTCCGATTTCGCCGTCGTGACCAGCGCCGACGACGCCAACAACTCCAAGCCTGCACCGGATCTGCTGGCGGTCGCCGTCGAGCGTTCCGGCGGTGCCACCGCGGTCCTCGTCGGCGACAGCGTGTGGGACGTGGCCTCGGCGAACGAACTCGGTATCGCCTGCGTAGGGGTACGGACCGGTGGTTTCGCGGCCGCCGAGTTGCTCGATGCGGGCGCGATCGAGGTCGTCGACGATGTCGCCACGCTGGTCGAACGGGGTTGGCGACCGTGACTCGCCCGGCGATTCACTACCCTGGATACCCGTGTCCCCAGCGTCTCTGTCGGTGATCTCCGACGCCGTCTCTGTGCGCGTGCCCGCCAAGGTGAATCTGCACCTCGGTGTCGGCCCGCTCCGCGACGACGGCTACCACGATCTCGTCACCGTCTACCAGGCGCTCTCCTTGTACGACGACGTCACCGTCACGCGTGCCCCCGCACTCGGGGTGACGCTGCGCCGCGAGGGCGGACGAGGCGCCGACGCCGCCGACGTGCCCCTCGACGACGAGAACCTCGCGATCAAGGCGGTCCGCGCGCTCGGTGAGTGGGCCGACCGCGACCCACGGGTGGCCATCGAGATCGTCAAACGCATACCCGTCGCCGGCGGAATGGCAGGCGGCAGCGCCGATGCCGCGGGTGCCCTGGTGGCCCTCGCCGCGTTGTGGAAACTCGATCTGCCGCGCGCGGAACTGCTCGAGATCGCCGCCGGTCTCGGCAGTGACGTGCCCTTCTCGGTGCAGGGCGGTACCGCCATGGGCACCGGCCGCGGTGAGCAACTGATGCCGATGATCGCGCGCGGCGAACTGCACTGGGTGCTGGCATTCGCGCGCGACGGACTGTCCACGCCTGCCGTCTTCGCCGAACTCGATCGTCTGCGCGCCGATCACGCCGACGCCTTCGACGTGCACAACCCGCGGCCCGACGAGCTGGTGCAGGCCCTCGCCGGCGGGCAGGCGAGCCAGATCGCGCCGCTTCTTCACAACGATCTGCAGCCGGCCGCATTGAGTCTGCAGCCGGGTCTGCGCCGAACGCTGCGCGCGGGCGTCGATGCCGGCGCGCTCAACGGCATCGTCTCCGGATCGGGGCCGACGTGCGCCTTCCTGTGCGCCGACGCCGACGCCGCGGTGGCCGTGGCCGCCGAACTGTCCGGTGCCGGGGTGGCCCGTTCGGTACGCACCGCATCCGGGCCGGTCAGCGGCGCGACCCGACGGGTACCCGGGCGGTGACCCCCCGACCCCGGCAGTCGCAAACACGAACGCGGTCCGAGCGGGTCGACGCCCGCGGTGTACCCGGGGCGTTCGCCCGGACGCACCGCGAATGTCGTCGGATCGGGCTCGTCGGAGTGGTCGCATTCGTGGTCGGACTGATGACGGTCGGCCTGGGGACACTCGGAACCGGCTCGGCCGCCGCGACCCCGGTCGCCGGGCGCGTGCTCGCCGGCACCGCGATCGTCGGCGCCGACCTGCCGCCCGGCGCGGCGTCGGGACAACGCCTCACGTATGTGACCCGCGACCAGAATGATCGAATGGCGTTGTCCACCGGCGTGTTCTACGTTCCGAAGGGCACGCCGCCGTCGGGCGGGTGGCGCATCTTCTCCTGGGCGCACGGCACCACGGGGATCGCCGACGAGTGCGCGCCGAGCCGGATCCGCAAGGGCTCCGGTGTCGACGCCGCGATCATCGACGCTCTCAAGCGCGGATATGCGGTCACCGCAACCGATTACGCGGGTCTCGGCGCACCCGGTGAGACCGAGTATCTCGGCGGACGGGCCGCCGCGCACTCGGTGATCGACATGATCCGCGCGGCTCGCGCCCGTGACGCGTCGCTGGGTACCGAGTGGGTGTCCGCCGGTCATTCGCAGGGCGGGCATGCGGCGTTGTTCGCGGGGTACGAGGCGCCGTCATACGCCCCCGAACTGAATCTGCGTGAAATCCTGGCCCTGGCACCGGCTTCCGGTATCGAAGGGGTACTCACCAAGTCGTTCACGCCCAGCGTGCCGAGTCTGGGGAAACTCAACACCGTCAGTGCGCTGTATCTCTACATCCTCGCCGGCCTCGACCACGCGCGACCCGATCTGCACGTCACCGATCACCTCACCCAGGCGGGCAAGCGCTATCTCGATCTCGCGCGATCGGAGTGCAACGGCGAGGTGTCGGCCGCGATGCGGTCGGTGGCGCCGGGGGATCTGCTGGACTCCTCGCTGGGTGACGAGCGCTTCGTGGCCGCGCTCGCCGACTACACGCGGGTGCCGACCGGCGGGTACACGGTGCCGATCCGCATCGACCACGGCCTGCTCGACCCGGTGGTGCCGTTCCCGTTGACCGCGACGCTGGTCCGCTCCATGCAGGCCGACGGTACCGACGTCGACCTGCACACCCACACCCGCGCCGACCACACCGAGGTCGTCGCCGATTCTCTCGATCAGGTGATGGGTACCGCCGCGGCGGCATTCGGGCGGGATTGAGCACCGACCGGGCGGGGAGTTGGCGCCACAGGAGAGCCCGACAGTCCGGGGTTGTTATCGTCTACCGGTGCCACCCGCCCCCTCCGCGCTGATCAACGCCGACCGCATCAGCAAGAGCTTCGGCATCAAATCCCTGCTCGACGAGGTGAGCCTCGGCGTGCACGAGGAACAGCGCATCGGGGTGGTGGGACTCAACGGCGGCGGCAAGACCACGCTGCTGGAGATCCTCGGTGGCGTCACCGAACCCGACTCGGGGCGTGTGTCGCGGGCGGGTGGGGCGCGCATCGCCGTGGTCACCCAGCGCGGTGAGCTACCGGCGGGCAAGACGGTCGCCGAGGTCGTCGTCGGCGGTCCCGACGTCGCCGTGCACGAGTGGGCCGGCGACCCACGGGTCCGCGGCATCCTCGCCGGCATCGGCGTCGACGAACTGCTCGACGCGCGGGTCGATGAACTCTCCGGCGGACAGCGACGCCGCGTCGGGCTGGCCGCCGCGCTGGTCTCCGAGGCCGACGTCCTGATCCTCGACGAGCCCACCAACCACCTCGATGTCGAAGGCGTGCAATGGCTCGCCGATCACCTCATGCGGCGCCGCGGCGCACTCGTCGTGGTCACCCACGACCGCTGGTTCCTCGACACCGTTGCCACCCGGACCTGGGAGGTCCACGACGGTCGGGTCGACGAGTACGAGGGCGGATACAATGACTGGGTGTTCGCCCGCGCCGAGCGGGTGCGCCTCGCCGACGCGGCCGAGGAGCGGCGACGCAACCTGGCCCGCAAGGAGCTGGCGTGGCTGCGCCGCGGACCGCCCGCCCGAACCTCCAAGCCGCGCTACCGAATCGAGGCCGCCGAGAAGCTGATCAGTGACGTCCCGCCGCCCCGCGACACGGTGACGCTGTCGACGTTCGCCAAGCGCCGGCTCGGACGCGTGGTCATCGAACTCGAGGACGCGCACATCGAGACACCCGCGGGACAAGCGTTGCTGGACAATCTGACCTGGCGACTGGCGCCGGGGGAGCGCATCGGTCTGGTCGGGGTCAACGGATCGGGCAAGACGACGTTGCTGCGTGCGCTGGCCGGGGAGGTCGACGTGGCCCCCGGACGTCGCATCGAGGGCGTGACGGTGAAACTGGGCTGGCTGCGCCAAGAACTCGACGACCTCGACGAGGACCAGCGGGTCCTCGATGCGGTGGAGTCGGTGGCCGCGCGGATCATGTTGGGTGACAAGGAGTATTCGGCGAGTCAGCTCGCCGAACGGCTTGGCTTCTCGCCGGCCAAACAACGCACCCCGGTCGGCGATCTCTCCGGTGGTGAGCGTCGGCGCCTGCAGTTGACGCGTGTGCTGATGGCCGAACCGAACGTGTTGTTGCTCGACGAGCCGACCAACGATCTCGACATCGACACCCTGCAACAGCTCGAGGATCTCCTCGACTCGTGGGCCGGAACCATG
Encoded proteins:
- a CDS encoding HAD family hydrolase, with product MTHTDRTETPTEESPVDTVLLDVDGTLIDSNHLHALAWQRAFAGHDLYPEWWRVHRAIGMGGDQLVGEICGPDVEDSLGDDLRDEWAQQYRKLLPEVRALPRAADLVQMLADAGFRVALASSGAQEFTDVALDLLGLTRSDFAVVTSADDANNSKPAPDLLAVAVERSGGATAVLVGDSVWDVASANELGIACVGVRTGGFAAAELLDAGAIEVVDDVATLVERGWRP
- a CDS encoding 4-(cytidine 5'-diphospho)-2-C-methyl-D-erythritol kinase, with translation MSPASLSVISDAVSVRVPAKVNLHLGVGPLRDDGYHDLVTVYQALSLYDDVTVTRAPALGVTLRREGGRGADAADVPLDDENLAIKAVRALGEWADRDPRVAIEIVKRIPVAGGMAGGSADAAGALVALAALWKLDLPRAELLEIAAGLGSDVPFSVQGGTAMGTGRGEQLMPMIARGELHWVLAFARDGLSTPAVFAELDRLRADHADAFDVHNPRPDELVQALAGGQASQIAPLLHNDLQPAALSLQPGLRRTLRAGVDAGALNGIVSGSGPTCAFLCADADAAVAVAAELSGAGVARSVRTASGPVSGATRRVPGR
- a CDS encoding lipase family protein; protein product: MTVGLGTLGTGSAAATPVAGRVLAGTAIVGADLPPGAASGQRLTYVTRDQNDRMALSTGVFYVPKGTPPSGGWRIFSWAHGTTGIADECAPSRIRKGSGVDAAIIDALKRGYAVTATDYAGLGAPGETEYLGGRAAAHSVIDMIRAARARDASLGTEWVSAGHSQGGHAALFAGYEAPSYAPELNLREILALAPASGIEGVLTKSFTPSVPSLGKLNTVSALYLYILAGLDHARPDLHVTDHLTQAGKRYLDLARSECNGEVSAAMRSVAPGDLLDSSLGDERFVAALADYTRVPTGGYTVPIRIDHGLLDPVVPFPLTATLVRSMQADGTDVDLHTHTRADHTEVVADSLDQVMGTAAAAFGRD
- a CDS encoding ABC-F family ATP-binding cassette domain-containing protein, with protein sequence MPPAPSALINADRISKSFGIKSLLDEVSLGVHEEQRIGVVGLNGGGKTTLLEILGGVTEPDSGRVSRAGGARIAVVTQRGELPAGKTVAEVVVGGPDVAVHEWAGDPRVRGILAGIGVDELLDARVDELSGGQRRRVGLAAALVSEADVLILDEPTNHLDVEGVQWLADHLMRRRGALVVVTHDRWFLDTVATRTWEVHDGRVDEYEGGYNDWVFARAERVRLADAAEERRRNLARKELAWLRRGPPARTSKPRYRIEAAEKLISDVPPPRDTVTLSTFAKRRLGRVVIELEDAHIETPAGQALLDNLTWRLAPGERIGLVGVNGSGKTTLLRALAGEVDVAPGRRIEGVTVKLGWLRQELDDLDEDQRVLDAVESVAARIMLGDKEYSASQLAERLGFSPAKQRTPVGDLSGGERRRLQLTRVLMAEPNVLLLDEPTNDLDIDTLQQLEDLLDSWAGTMVVISHDRYLIERICDSTWALFGDGSLTNLPGGIAQYLDRRREMRSGTTGSGSSKVGSSQAASGQTAEGRAADAQNPGTADTPAERPAVSAAEHREARKAMNRAERQIEQLSRREDELHAALVAAATDPERLVSLNTELRQVVADKEAAEAAWLEAAEAIE